From a single Fuerstiella sp. genomic region:
- a CDS encoding ABC transporter ATP-binding protein: MTSQTGLKIQNVTHRFDQLEAVQDVTLSVPPGEIHCLLGPSGSGKSTLLRIISGLLRQHHGTVTIGNAVVSDDSKHQLAEHRHVGFVFQDYALFPHLNALQNVLFGMSARRSQVSQQRARQLLTDVGLEKHLQSMPHTLSGGEQQRVALARAMAKTPKVMLLDEPFSGLDVQLRQDVRETTLRVLRASNISTVMVTHDPAEAMSCADRVSVMYRGRIVQTDQPHSIYRDPVDDRIARSFGLVNVVPFEERDGRYLTPFGEWARERQRSFKQPGYLLVRPEELFLGPPVDGDPEYDVVRVIPEAATVIYEVRGNETPTIYVRSLATEPPIEFKRVSISLR, translated from the coding sequence ATGACCAGTCAGACGGGCCTTAAAATACAGAATGTCACTCACCGCTTTGACCAGTTGGAAGCAGTTCAGGATGTGACGTTATCTGTTCCTCCGGGAGAAATCCATTGCCTGCTTGGCCCTTCCGGAAGCGGAAAATCGACATTGCTGAGAATCATTTCAGGGCTGTTACGACAACACCACGGGACGGTAACCATCGGTAATGCTGTTGTCTCAGATGATTCGAAACATCAACTGGCAGAACACCGTCACGTCGGATTTGTTTTCCAGGACTATGCTCTCTTCCCACACCTGAACGCACTACAAAATGTACTGTTTGGCATGTCCGCCAGGCGGAGCCAGGTCAGCCAGCAAAGAGCCCGGCAATTGCTTACCGATGTGGGACTGGAGAAACACCTGCAGTCGATGCCACACACTCTCAGCGGTGGTGAGCAACAACGAGTTGCCCTGGCCAGAGCCATGGCGAAAACACCCAAAGTCATGTTGCTGGACGAACCGTTTTCCGGACTTGATGTCCAGCTGCGTCAGGATGTACGTGAAACGACATTACGAGTCCTCAGAGCGTCGAATATTTCGACCGTAATGGTGACACATGATCCCGCAGAGGCAATGTCATGTGCCGATCGTGTTAGCGTTATGTATCGCGGGCGGATTGTTCAAACCGATCAACCACACAGTATCTACCGTGACCCGGTGGACGATCGGATCGCCCGGTCGTTTGGTCTGGTCAATGTCGTCCCTTTTGAGGAGCGTGATGGCAGGTACCTAACTCCTTTTGGAGAATGGGCCAGAGAAAGACAACGGTCGTTTAAACAACCAGGCTACCTTTTGGTACGGCCGGAAGAACTTTTTCTTGGTCCGCCGGTCGACGGCGATCCTGAATACGATGTGGTAAGAGTCATTCCTGAAGCCGCCACAGTTATTTATGAAGTTCGCGGAAACGAAACTCCGACGATCTACGTGAGGTCACTCGCCACGGAACCGCCAATCGAATTCAAACGGGTGAGCATAAGCCTCAGATGA
- a CDS encoding iron ABC transporter permease: MNPGRRSVWPVLCWTFTTLLSVPLLSILWSVTKDSDGVWQHLSETVLGDYITNTLILAVGVGMGTTLIGVSTAWIVTNCRFPLCRILRWALLLPLAIPTYLSAYALTDLFQFSGPVQTWFRELSGCERGDYWFPEVRSLPGAITILTFALYPYVYLAASTGFSSQSASVTEASRTLGTGPWERFFRLSLPLARPAIFAGLVLVVMETLAEFGAVDYCAVDTFSTGIYRTWISRGSHTAASQLSVCLVGIAGLVFFSEMIARQSAKFHHSTQRTRMAEPVVLGRAKGYLATILCLTPICIGFLLPVGRFIAMTISHGDSRAAELLGGLITNSLLVASLAMIVTVFCGLLLACLRRATSSPVTQTAVQVAGMGYAIPGGVIAIGVLGPIWYLEGLVLEFIEQFTNKDPGLFLSGTLLAVLMGYLVRFLAIPLNLIGAGFTRIPPAIDHAARTLGSSQVGMLARVHLPLLRGSLLSASLLVFVDVLKELPATLILRPFDFDTLAVRVYHLASDERLSEASTPALAIVVAGLIPVVLLTRMMDDHSTAIGSLQ, from the coding sequence ATGAATCCTGGGCGACGTTCAGTCTGGCCCGTTCTTTGCTGGACATTCACTACACTCCTGTCGGTACCGCTCCTGTCGATTCTTTGGAGTGTGACTAAAGACTCAGATGGGGTCTGGCAGCATCTTTCTGAGACGGTGCTTGGTGATTACATTACCAATACGCTCATCCTTGCCGTTGGGGTGGGTATGGGAACGACGCTGATCGGTGTTTCGACGGCCTGGATCGTGACCAATTGCCGATTTCCGTTGTGCCGCATTTTGCGTTGGGCTCTGCTGCTTCCACTGGCCATTCCAACGTACCTGTCAGCATATGCATTGACCGACCTGTTTCAGTTCAGCGGACCCGTACAAACATGGTTTCGTGAACTATCGGGATGTGAGCGTGGGGACTACTGGTTTCCGGAAGTTCGTTCTTTGCCGGGTGCGATCACCATCCTTACGTTCGCCTTGTATCCGTACGTTTATCTTGCCGCGAGCACCGGATTTTCCAGTCAATCCGCTTCAGTCACCGAGGCCAGTCGCACACTGGGTACCGGGCCATGGGAACGTTTTTTTCGCCTGTCTCTCCCCCTGGCCCGACCGGCGATTTTCGCAGGTCTTGTCCTGGTCGTGATGGAAACACTGGCTGAGTTCGGGGCGGTGGATTATTGCGCAGTGGACACTTTCTCAACAGGGATCTACCGAACCTGGATCAGTCGAGGATCTCACACGGCGGCTTCTCAATTATCTGTCTGCCTGGTCGGAATTGCGGGGCTTGTTTTCTTTTCGGAAATGATTGCCCGTCAGTCCGCAAAATTTCACCACTCGACTCAGAGGACTCGCATGGCAGAGCCGGTAGTATTGGGAAGGGCCAAAGGATATTTGGCCACAATTTTGTGCCTGACACCAATCTGTATCGGATTCCTGTTACCAGTCGGCCGGTTCATCGCGATGACGATTTCCCACGGGGATTCGCGGGCAGCCGAACTACTGGGTGGCTTGATCACAAACAGTCTGCTGGTGGCGTCACTGGCGATGATCGTTACAGTTTTCTGCGGATTACTGCTGGCCTGCTTACGACGGGCAACCTCGTCGCCGGTCACACAGACGGCCGTCCAGGTCGCAGGAATGGGGTATGCCATCCCCGGTGGCGTTATTGCCATCGGAGTACTTGGCCCAATCTGGTATCTGGAAGGTCTGGTGCTGGAATTCATCGAACAGTTCACGAACAAAGACCCGGGACTCTTCCTCAGCGGGACACTGCTTGCTGTTCTCATGGGTTACCTGGTCCGGTTTTTGGCAATTCCGTTGAACTTGATTGGAGCGGGATTTACCAGGATACCGCCCGCGATTGACCACGCAGCCAGAACACTTGGATCATCACAGGTCGGAATGTTAGCTAGGGTGCACCTGCCACTTTTACGTGGCAGTCTCCTTTCCGCATCCCTGTTGGTGTTTGTGGACGTACTGAAGGAACTGCCGGCCACCCTGATCCTGCGGCCATTTGATTTCGATACTCTTGCAGTGAGGGTCTACCATCTGGCCAGTGACGAACGACTCTCAGAGGCATCGACACCGGCACTGGCTATAGTGGTGGCTGGCCTGATACCGGTCGTTCTCCTGACACGTATGATGGATGATCACAGCACCGCCATCGGATCGCTTCAGTAA